The Pirellulales bacterium genome includes a region encoding these proteins:
- a CDS encoding MraY family glycosyltransferase — protein sequence MTAYLVPLLVAAATSLLATPLARRLAWRRGALDHADGQRKLHASPVPYWGGLALFTALAVGTISGAALHSWGGLPRPSPANDGLGRPPHVEISQVPLALLASASMMCLVGWLDDRNSLRVRWKLLGQVLATFPLVFSGHGIERIECGGFVLDPGWWSVPLTIAWLVACANAVNFLDGADGLAASLGLVIAAAATLVADRLEHTDAAMLGAVLAGSLAGFIFYNWQPATIYLGDAGSMTVGLWLAAVAAEGSREPPLGSRMVVLVALLAVPAADVALAIARRLLSGKRFWLPDRAHLHHRLMDGGRTVPQVVAALAGIAAVTGLVAFLAAVHGRELLAWASLALVAIAVVRFDLAGRRELELVCEVAARSMLRLLTITASGSGPSAGGRQSELGRLPLPSAWAMFLADMQAFQVELVEMTIAGLAHGPPQTWQVALAPCDVADLWSVEVDFRGAGGESCRLRVGVRDGAATAPLHWLALQDRLRMYATHWARHAAALGAALGTGPRRGLTIVPAPGDDLAKAA from the coding sequence ATGACCGCCTATTTGGTGCCTTTGCTCGTGGCGGCGGCGACAAGCCTGTTGGCGACACCGCTGGCGCGGCGGCTGGCTTGGCGCCGCGGTGCCCTCGATCATGCCGACGGCCAGCGAAAGCTGCACGCATCGCCGGTGCCCTATTGGGGCGGACTGGCGCTGTTCACGGCACTGGCGGTCGGCACGATCAGCGGCGCGGCCCTGCACTCGTGGGGTGGCCTTCCCAGGCCGTCTCCAGCAAACGACGGCCTAGGAAGGCCGCCCCACGTGGAAATCTCGCAAGTGCCGCTGGCCCTGCTCGCGTCGGCGAGCATGATGTGCCTCGTCGGCTGGCTCGACGACCGCAACTCCTTGCGGGTCCGCTGGAAGCTGCTCGGCCAGGTGCTGGCCACGTTTCCTTTGGTCTTTTCCGGCCACGGAATCGAGCGCATCGAGTGCGGCGGATTCGTGCTCGACCCCGGATGGTGGAGCGTGCCGCTGACCATCGCCTGGCTCGTGGCCTGCGCGAACGCGGTCAACTTTCTCGACGGCGCCGACGGGCTGGCGGCCAGCCTCGGGCTGGTCATCGCCGCCGCGGCCACCTTGGTTGCCGACCGGCTCGAACACACCGATGCCGCGATGCTGGGCGCCGTGCTGGCCGGAAGCCTGGCCGGCTTTATCTTCTATAACTGGCAGCCGGCCACGATCTATCTGGGCGACGCGGGCAGCATGACGGTCGGACTTTGGCTGGCGGCGGTCGCGGCCGAAGGCTCGCGCGAGCCGCCGCTCGGTTCGCGTATGGTCGTGCTCGTGGCCTTGCTGGCGGTGCCCGCGGCCGACGTGGCCCTGGCGATCGCCCGACGGTTGCTCAGCGGCAAGCGTTTTTGGCTGCCCGACCGCGCTCATCTGCACCACCGCCTCATGGACGGCGGACGCACGGTGCCGCAAGTCGTGGCGGCGCTGGCCGGTATCGCCGCGGTGACGGGCCTGGTCGCGTTCCTGGCCGCGGTACACGGCCGCGAGTTGCTGGCTTGGGCGTCGCTGGCGCTGGTGGCCATCGCGGTTGTGCGGTTCGATCTCGCCGGACGACGCGAGCTGGAACTGGTTTGCGAGGTGGCGGCGCGTTCGATGCTCCGCCTGCTGACGATTACCGCCAGCGGCAGCGGCCCGAGTGCTGGCGGCCGGCAGAGCGAGCTCGGTCGGCTGCCGCTGCCTTCGGCCTGGGCCATGTTTCTGGCCGATATGCAAGCGTTTCAAGTCGAGCTGGTGGAGATGACGATCGCTGGCCTCGCTCACGGCCCGCCGCAGACGTGGCAGGTCGCCCTGGCGCCTTGCGACGTGGCGGACTTATGGTCGGTCGAGGTGGACTTTCGCGGCGCGGGCGGTGAAAGTTGCCGCCTGCGCGTTGGGGTGAGAGACGGCGCGGCGACCGCTCCGCTTCACTGGTTGGCCTTGCAGGATCGTCTGCGGATGTACGCGACGCATTGGGCGCGGCACGCCGCCGCACTCGGCGCCGCGCTAGGGACCGGGCCGCGGCGCGGCTTGACAATCGTGCCGGCTCCGGGCGACGATTTGGCCAAAGCCGCCTAG
- a CDS encoding VanZ family protein yields the protein MKVHDGTIAGRAWFAARRARRWLIAYWLLLVLLTHWPNPWPHKGEPKFVDKLVHFSLYAALAWLALHAMTVRRGTLSPAVRCMIVFLVVVAFGLLDEWTQPYTRRDFDWFDWLADTVGAAAGIAVYYAWQRRFRFTDRS from the coding sequence TTGAAAGTACACGATGGCACGATTGCAGGGCGGGCCTGGTTTGCAGCCAGGCGGGCGAGGCGATGGTTGATCGCCTATTGGCTGCTTCTGGTGCTCTTGACGCATTGGCCCAACCCGTGGCCGCACAAGGGCGAGCCCAAGTTCGTCGACAAGCTGGTTCATTTCTCGCTCTACGCGGCGCTGGCCTGGCTGGCGCTGCACGCCATGACCGTGCGCCGCGGGACGCTCTCTCCGGCAGTCCGATGTATGATCGTTTTCCTCGTCGTCGTGGCCTTTGGCCTGCTCGACGAATGGACGCAGCCCTACACTCGACGCGACTTCGACTGGTTCGACTGGCTGGCCGACACCGTGGGCGCGGCCGCGGGCATCGCCGTCTATTATGCCTGGCAGCGGCGTTTTCGTTTCACGGACCGCTCGTAG
- a CDS encoding type II toxin-antitoxin system VapC family toxin translates to MKYLLDTNACIRYLNGRSELLRQRIDSAGDEQIVVCSVVEAEMFFGAAKSSDPPKTLQRQQRFLARFQSLPFDSVAAEVYGPTRAAIEGAGTPIGANDLLIASIARSRQLTVVTANTAEFERVPGLQIENWEIQAP, encoded by the coding sequence ATGAAGTATTTGCTCGACACGAACGCATGCATACGTTATCTCAACGGCAGATCGGAGCTTCTTCGACAGCGGATCGATAGCGCTGGCGATGAGCAGATTGTGGTCTGCTCGGTCGTTGAAGCGGAGATGTTTTTCGGCGCTGCGAAGAGTTCCGATCCGCCAAAGACCTTGCAGCGTCAGCAACGCTTTCTGGCACGTTTCCAATCGTTGCCGTTTGATTCAGTCGCCGCCGAAGTCTACGGACCAACGCGGGCGGCAATCGAAGGCGCAGGCACGCCGATTGGCGCAAATGATCTCCTCATCGCCTCCATCGCGCGATCGCGGCAACTTACGGTGGTGACCGCCAATACCGCGGAGTTTGAACGCGTCCCTGGCTTGCAGATCGAAAACTGGGAGATTCAAGCGCCGTAG
- a CDS encoding glycosyltransferase family 39 protein, with translation SLAPPYAIIVGARATGTLRISELTGWRFLDSMLSAGMLSLHFFMMRNSAFNTRNVVTPCWLPAALAVVCLLPRAALAVKLDALCNDAVFYINLAQGFEQGNLNAGLGRMGLNTYPPILAALHQFGLGWEAAGKWWGVFAAALAVMPLYGWVRRQFDDRTALVAGLLYAFHPKLIEWSPELLRDPTFWLLCGTSLYCSWRAADERQVGWYLTAGISIALAVHTRFEGWFLYLPLVGWTACGVRAACPRSRKLAGLLLALAMCPTLIVLVNATALRQHDRWELGNFDRLQYVMLWWKAAWGPERVADGTIVSGTDAGETPTLGADAGGTPPARMPAKKMLVLYGNAFRRGFGAIFGIAWLIGFATARRRLLRADYAVLFFVAGCVAAAAWVHLWYAQATSSRYFLTIVLLALPCSATGWLWGYDRLAHLAARAFQARWVGPAVTVAAIIATALAGVGESLADRHDGRSREAALGRWLLAEFGPASRIATLGPMPLVGFYAQTVTSVVGTNDADFFGPEPDAPVQAIVAVRRGAAAGSVPDFVNAGNERGYRRVDPARLPTGHDWSDVVVLIASAPVPCARPSR, from the coding sequence GCTCGCTGGCCCCACCTTACGCCATCATAGTCGGTGCCCGCGCGACTGGCACGTTGCGGATTTCAGAATTGACCGGCTGGCGATTTCTCGATTCAATGCTCTCCGCGGGGATGCTCTCACTCCACTTTTTCATGATGCGGAACTCTGCGTTCAACACGAGGAATGTCGTCACGCCGTGCTGGCTGCCGGCGGCGCTGGCCGTCGTTTGCTTGCTGCCTCGGGCGGCGCTGGCCGTCAAGCTCGACGCGCTGTGCAACGACGCCGTCTTCTATATCAACCTGGCCCAGGGTTTCGAGCAGGGAAACTTGAACGCGGGCCTGGGACGCATGGGGCTGAACACCTATCCGCCCATCCTGGCGGCCCTGCACCAATTCGGCCTGGGCTGGGAAGCGGCCGGCAAATGGTGGGGCGTGTTCGCGGCTGCGCTGGCGGTGATGCCGCTCTACGGCTGGGTCAGGCGCCAGTTCGACGACCGCACGGCGCTGGTCGCCGGACTGCTCTATGCGTTTCACCCCAAGCTGATCGAGTGGAGCCCGGAGCTGCTCCGCGATCCGACGTTCTGGCTGCTTTGCGGAACGTCGCTCTATTGCAGTTGGCGGGCGGCGGACGAGCGGCAAGTCGGCTGGTATCTGACGGCGGGCATCAGCATCGCGCTGGCGGTGCATACGCGGTTCGAAGGCTGGTTTCTGTATCTGCCGCTCGTCGGCTGGACGGCGTGTGGCGTGCGTGCGGCATGTCCGCGGTCGCGAAAGTTGGCGGGCCTCTTGCTGGCCCTGGCTATGTGCCCGACGCTGATCGTGCTCGTCAATGCGACGGCCTTGCGGCAACACGATCGCTGGGAGTTGGGAAACTTCGACCGTCTGCAATACGTTATGCTGTGGTGGAAGGCGGCGTGGGGGCCGGAGCGGGTGGCCGACGGGACGATTGTGTCAGGGACCGACGCAGGCGAGACGCCTACGCTAGGGGCGGATGCAGGCGGGACGCCGCCGGCCCGCATGCCGGCGAAAAAGATGCTGGTGCTTTATGGCAACGCGTTCCGGCGAGGGTTCGGCGCGATCTTCGGAATCGCCTGGCTGATCGGCTTCGCCACTGCCCGCCGGCGGCTGCTGCGCGCCGATTATGCGGTGCTGTTCTTCGTAGCCGGGTGCGTCGCCGCGGCTGCCTGGGTACACCTGTGGTACGCGCAGGCCACGAGCAGCCGCTATTTTCTGACGATTGTTTTGCTGGCCCTGCCGTGCTCCGCCACGGGATGGCTGTGGGGCTACGATCGACTGGCCCATCTCGCGGCGCGCGCGTTTCAAGCACGTTGGGTCGGACCGGCCGTCACGGTTGCCGCGATCATCGCGACGGCGCTGGCGGGCGTGGGCGAGTCGCTGGCCGACCGGCACGACGGCCGCTCGCGCGAGGCCGCCCTGGGCCGTTGGCTGTTGGCAGAGTTCGGGCCGGCAAGCCGGATTGCCACGCTGGGGCCGATGCCCCTCGTCGGCTTTTATGCTCAAACCGTGACCAGCGTGGTTGGCACAAACGATGCCGATTTCTTCGGGCCGGAGCCGGATGCCCCGGTACAAGCGATTGTGGCCGTGCGGCGCGGCGCGGCTGCGGGCTCGGTGCCGGACTTCGTGAACGCGGGAAACGAGCGAGGTTATCGCCGCGTCGATCCCGCGCGCCTGCCGACGGGCCACGATTGGAGCGACGTGGTGGTGCTGATTGCGTCTGCCCCGGTCCCCTGCGCGAGGCCCTCACGATGA